The genomic interval GTTCCGCAGCGTGCGCTCCACGGTGTGGACGACCGCGGCCACCGCCGTACTGCCCGTCATCGGCGCGGTGTTCATCGCCGCCAGCGGCAGCCTGCAACCCGACGACACCGTCCTCGGCGGCAGCCTCACGCTCTCCGTCGTCGCCCAGATGCTGGCCGCGGTCGTCGGGGCGCTCGTCGCCTCGGGGGAGTACAGCAGCGGCACCATCCGCACGACGTTCGCCGCCTGCCCCCGCCGGGGCACGGTCCTCGCCGCCAAGGCGACACTGGTGGTGGGCGTGATGTACCCCCTCGCCCTGGCCTCCTGCACAGCCGGCTACCTCGTCGGGGGCGCCATGCTGCCGGAGGGCCGGTACGCCCAGGGCGAGCCGCTGCCCGCCCTGTTCGGCATCGCCGCGTCCTTCGCGGTGGCCGCCGTCCTCGGTCTCGCCGTCGGCACCCTCGTACGCCACTCCGCCGGTGCGGTCACCACAGTGATCGGCCTGCTGCTCCTGCCGTCCCTGTTCGGCCCCCTCTTCGGCGACGCCGAACGCTGGGTCGCCGGACTCTCCCCGACGGCCGCCCTGGAAAAGCTCACCCAGACCTCGGACGCCGCCGCCGACACGGTGGGCAGCCTGGGCCCCTGGCCCTCCCTGCTCCTGGTCGCGGTCAGCACGACCGTCGTAGCCCTGGCCGCCCTGGTGCTGCTTCGGCGGCGGGACGCGTGAGACAGCGTCGAAGCCCCGGGGCGAGTCGACGAACCCCGGGGGCTCGCCCGTAGCCGATTGCGGGTGCGTTCGCCGATCCACGGCACTTGGCGCGCGCACTCCCTCGGGGCGTCCGGGCGAGATCCTCCCCGAAGAACGTGCGGGACCGCCGAGTTCCCCGACCCGATGCGGCGAGGAGGGCAGGACCCACAGGCCCTGCTCCCGCTCCCCGACGGTGTTGCGCCCCCGGCAGGACTCGAACCTGCGGCCAAGCGCTTAGAAGGCGCCTGCTCTATCCACTGAGCTACGGGGGCCGGGAGTCCTGATCGGCGGTTCCTTGGCCGTGCCGGGACAAGGATAGGGCTCCGATCCCCTCGACCCGGTTGCTTCACCTGCGTGGCATGATGTGGAGGTTCGGTGAAGCGAACCGATAATCGCAGGTAGGTGCGATTCCTGCATCGGTTTTCGCTCCCCTCGCGCCGGGTGTTGTGCACTCGTTATGCCCCCGCCCCACTCGTCCCCTCTGTCCTGACTCTGTCCTGAGGGTGGAACCGCCGCGCAGAGAGGGCTATACGCTTCAAAAAGGATCTAAAATTGGGCATTCTTCGCATGTGGTGACCATGGACGTACGGCCTCAGCTCATCGACGCACTTTCCGCCCTGCGCGACCGTGTCGCCGCCGTGCGTCTTCCACTGCCCCTGCCGGGGGCCGAACGGGCCCGGCAGACCAGGGTCGAACTCCTCGCCCAGCTCGACGACTACCTCCTGCCACGCCTCAAGGACCCCGAGGCGCCCCTGCTCGCCGTGATCGGCGGCTCCACCGGGGCCGGGAAGTCCACCCTGGTCAACTCGCTGGTGGGATGCCGGCTCAGCGAGGCCGGGGTGCTGCGGCCCACCACACGGATCCCGGTGCTGGTCTGTCACCCGGACGACCACCACTGGTTCGCCGGGGTGCGGGTGCTGCCCCAGCTGACCCGGATCTGGCTGCCGCCGGGTCAGACGCCCGACCCGGACGGGCTGGACGACCTCGCGGCCCGGGGCGAGGACGGGGAGACCGCGCTGCGGGTGGAGACCGCCGTGAGCCTGCCCCGTGGGCTCGCCCTCCTGGACGCCCCCGACATCGACTCGCTCGTCGTACGCAATCGGGTCCTCGCCGCCGAACTCATCTGCGCCGCCGACGTCTGGGTGATGGTCACCACCGCCTCGCGCTACGCCGACGCCGTGCCCTGGCACCTGCTGCGTACCGCGAAGGAGTACGACGCGGCCCTCGTCACCGTCCTCGACCGGGTGCCCCACCAGGTGATCGCCGAGGTGTCCCGGCAGTACGCGGCGCTGCTGACCCGGGCCGGGCTCGGGGACGTACCCCGGTTCACCATCCCGGAGCTGCCCGAGTCCGCCGGCGGCGGCAGCGGACTGCTCCCCACCACCGCCGTCGCCCCGCTGCGCGCCTGGCTCGCCCACCGGGCCCAGGACCCCGCCGCCCGGCAGCAGGCGGTGGCGCGCACCGCGTCCGGCGTCATCCAGTCGCTCAACGTGCGGATGCCCGCACTGGCCTCCGCCGTCGCCGCCCAGTACGCCGCCTCCGTACGGCTGAACGGGGTGGTCCAGGACGCGTACGGCAAAGAGGCCGCCCGGATCCGGCGTCGCCTCCAGAGCGGTGCCGTGCTCTCCGGGGACGCGCGGACCCGGTGGCGCGGCTACCCGCTCTACAGCTCGCCCGAGGAACTCCTCGAATCCCTCGTCGACAGCCTGGTGGCCCTGCTCCAGTGCTCGGTCTCCGCCGCCGACGAACAGATCCGCACCCAGTGGCGCCGCGAGCCCGCCGGGGGCCTTTTCCGGTTCGAGGGCGCCGGACGCGAGGCGGGCGGCTGGGGGCCCGCCGAGGACGTCGAAGGCCGGATCTCCGTCGCCGTACGCCGGTGGCGGCGGGTCCTGGAGGAACTGGCCGAGGAGGAGGTGCGCCAGCTCGAACGCAACGTGGCGCCCGCCCCCGAGACCGTCGCCGCACTGCTCGCGGCCGCCCTCCTCGGCGGGCGGCGCGCCCGTGCGGCGGGGGAGCAACTCGCCGAACGCATCGGCGCCCAGGGCGCGCTGCGCCTCCGCGACAAGGGCGGTGAGCTGCTGACGACCTACCTCGACCAGGTGCTCGGCGGCGAACGCGACCGCCGCCTCGCCCCCCTCGACGCGCTCGACGTCGCCCCCGAACCCCAGGCCGAACTGATCGCCGCGCTTTCCGTACTGCAGAAGGAGAGGTGGCAGCGATGACCGCCGTCACGGACCAGGACAACGGCAACAGCGGCAGTGACGGTGGCGGCGGGAAGCCGGACGGGGAGGTGCCGGGCAGGGTCGGGGACGGGCGCTGGGACGACGGGCTCATCGCCCGGCGGGCGGCGGCGGCCGAGGCCCCTGAGGCCGGGGAAGCCGCCCCCCGGGCACCCGCCGCCGCCGACGACGACGTGGAGCCGCAGGTCGAGGCGTACGTCCCCTCCGGCGGGCCGCTGCCGCCCCGGCTCGACGCCCTGCGCGAGCTCGTCGGGCTGTCCCGCGCCCGGCTCGACCGGGACACCCTCGCCGAGGCGGGACGCGTGCTGGACGAGGCCGCCGCCCGGCAGCGGCTCTCCTCGCGGCACACGGTCATCGCCGTCGCGGGGGCCACCGGCAGCGGGAAGTCGACCCTGTTCAACGCGCTCGCCGGGGCCCCGATCTCCGACACCGGGCTGCGCCGGCCCACCACCTCCCAGCCCATCGCGTGCAGCTGGACCGACGGGGCCGCCGGCCTGCTGGACCGCCTCGCCGTCCCCGGCCGGCTGCGGCGCAGGCCCCACCCCGGGCCCGCCGCCCTCGACGAGGCGCTCCAGGGACTGGTCCTGGTCGACCTGCCCGACCACGACTCGGCGGCCACCGAACACCGCGACCAGGTGGACCGGGTGCTGGCCCTGGTCGACGCGGTGATCTGGGTCGTCGACCCGGAGAAGTACGCCGACGCCGCCCTCCACGAGCGCTATCTGCGCCCGCTCGCCGGACACGCCGAAGTCACCTTCGTCGTCCTCAACCAGACCGACCGGCTCCCCGGCGAGGCGGCCGACCTCGTCCTCGACGACCTGCGCCGCCTCCTCGACGAGGACGGCATCGCGCTCGGCGAGCACGGCGAACCCGGCGCCACCGTCATGTCCCTGTCCGCGCTCACCGGCGACGGGGTACCCGAACTCCGCGAGATGGTCGGCCGCTTCGTCCAGGATCGCACGGCCGCCACCCGCCGCCTCTGGGCCGACGTCGACGCGGCGGCGGCGCGGCTGCGCCCGGTCTACGTCGCCGAGGGCCGCCCCGGGCTCGGCGAGCGGGCCCGCGACGAGTTCACCGACCGGCTGGCCGAGGCCGTCGGCGCGGCGGCCGCGGGACAGGCCGCCGAGCGGGAGTGGCGCAGGAACGCCGGGCGGGCCTGTGGGACGCCGTGGCTGCGGCTCTGGCGCTGGTACGAGAACCGGGGCCTGCCCGGCAGCCTGGACCGGATGGGCCAGGCGCTGACCCCGCCCGAAGAGGAGCTGACGGCCCGGCAGCGGGTCGAGCAGGCGGTGCGGATCGTCGCGGACGACGCCGCCTACGGGCTGCCGGGGCCCTGGGCGCAGGCGGTGCGCGAGGCCGCGTTCAACGGGGCGAAGGGGCTGTCCGAGGCGCTGGACGAACTGGCGGTCAAGGCCGGGGCCCCCGGCGCGTCCAAGCGGGGCGGCAGAACGGAGACGGGACAGGGCGCCATCGCCGGAACCTCTCCCGGAGCCCCGCTCGGCGGCCGTCCGGCCAAGCCGCCCCGGCCGAAGTGGTGGCCCGCCGCGGTGCTGGCCCAGGTGTCGATGACGCTCCTCCAGATCTTCGGCGGCCTGTGGCTGGTCGGCCAGATCATCGGCGTCCTGGAGCCGGGGCTCGTCACACCCGCGCTCATCATGCTGGCCGGAGTCGTCGGCGGCCCGCTCGTGGAATGGTCCTGCGCGGCGGCCATCCGGGGACCGGCCAGGCGGTACGGGCAGGACGCCGAGCGGCGGCTGCGCGACGCGGCCGCCGGATGTGGCCGGGCCAGGGTCCTGGATCCGG from Streptomyces sp. CA-278952 carries:
- a CDS encoding ABC transporter permease subunit, with the protein product MTTTTLTLPATRTKRTGFREALAYEWIKFRSVRSTVWTTAATAVLPVIGAVFIAASGSLQPDDTVLGGSLTLSVVAQMLAAVVGALVASGEYSSGTIRTTFAACPRRGTVLAAKATLVVGVMYPLALASCTAGYLVGGAMLPEGRYAQGEPLPALFGIAASFAVAAVLGLAVGTLVRHSAGAVTTVIGLLLLPSLFGPLFGDAERWVAGLSPTAALEKLTQTSDAAADTVGSLGPWPSLLLVAVSTTVVALAALVLLRRRDA
- a CDS encoding ATP-binding protein; this translates as MDVRPQLIDALSALRDRVAAVRLPLPLPGAERARQTRVELLAQLDDYLLPRLKDPEAPLLAVIGGSTGAGKSTLVNSLVGCRLSEAGVLRPTTRIPVLVCHPDDHHWFAGVRVLPQLTRIWLPPGQTPDPDGLDDLAARGEDGETALRVETAVSLPRGLALLDAPDIDSLVVRNRVLAAELICAADVWVMVTTASRYADAVPWHLLRTAKEYDAALVTVLDRVPHQVIAEVSRQYAALLTRAGLGDVPRFTIPELPESAGGGSGLLPTTAVAPLRAWLAHRAQDPAARQQAVARTASGVIQSLNVRMPALASAVAAQYAASVRLNGVVQDAYGKEAARIRRRLQSGAVLSGDARTRWRGYPLYSSPEELLESLVDSLVALLQCSVSAADEQIRTQWRREPAGGLFRFEGAGREAGGWGPAEDVEGRISVAVRRWRRVLEELAEEEVRQLERNVAPAPETVAALLAAALLGGRRARAAGEQLAERIGAQGALRLRDKGGELLTTYLDQVLGGERDRRLAPLDALDVAPEPQAELIAALSVLQKERWQR
- a CDS encoding YfjP family GTPase; translated protein: MTAVTDQDNGNSGSDGGGGKPDGEVPGRVGDGRWDDGLIARRAAAAEAPEAGEAAPRAPAAADDDVEPQVEAYVPSGGPLPPRLDALRELVGLSRARLDRDTLAEAGRVLDEAAARQRLSSRHTVIAVAGATGSGKSTLFNALAGAPISDTGLRRPTTSQPIACSWTDGAAGLLDRLAVPGRLRRRPHPGPAALDEALQGLVLVDLPDHDSAATEHRDQVDRVLALVDAVIWVVDPEKYADAALHERYLRPLAGHAEVTFVVLNQTDRLPGEAADLVLDDLRRLLDEDGIALGEHGEPGATVMSLSALTGDGVPELREMVGRFVQDRTAATRRLWADVDAAAARLRPVYVAEGRPGLGERARDEFTDRLAEAVGAAAAGQAAEREWRRNAGRACGTPWLRLWRWYENRGLPGSLDRMGQALTPPEEELTARQRVEQAVRIVADDAAYGLPGPWAQAVREAAFNGAKGLSEALDELAVKAGAPGASKRGGRTETGQGAIAGTSPGAPLGGRPAKPPRPKWWPAAVLAQVSMTLLQIFGGLWLVGQIIGVLEPGLVTPALIMLAGVVGGPLVEWSCAAAIRGPARRYGQDAERRLRDAAAGCGRARVLDPVAAELVRYREVRERYVTVTEFSTTGR